From one Suricata suricatta isolate VVHF042 chromosome 8, meerkat_22Aug2017_6uvM2_HiC, whole genome shotgun sequence genomic stretch:
- the SELENBP1 gene encoding methanethiol oxidase, whose translation MATKCGKCGPGYPTPLEAMKGPREEIVYLPCIYRNTGIEAPDYLATVDIDPKSPHYCQVIHRLPMPYLKDELHHSGWNACSSCFGDSTKSRTKLMLPCLMSSRIYVVDVGSEPRAPKLHKVIEPEDIHAKCDLGYIHTSHCLASGEVMISSLGDSKGNGKGGFILLDGETFEVKGTWERPGGAAPMGYDFWYQPRHNVMVSTEWAAPNVFRDGFNPADVEAGRYGSHLHIWDWQRHEIVQTLSLQDGLIPLEVRFLHNPDAAQGFVGCALSSTIQRFYKNQGGTWSVEKVIQVPPKKVKGWMLPEMPGLVTDILLSLDDRFLYFSNWLHGDLRQYDISDPQRPRLTGQLFLGGSIVKGGPVQVLEDLELTSQPEPLVVKGKRVHGGPQMIQLSLDGKRLYVTTSLYSAWDKQFYPDLIREGSVMLQIDVDTIKGGLKLNPNFLVDFGKEPLGPALAHELRYPGGDCSSDIWL comes from the exons CTACAAAATGCGGGAAGTGTGGACCAGGCTACCCTACCCCTCTGGAGGCCATGAAAG GACCCAGGGAAGAGATTGTCTACCTGCCCTGTATCTACCGAAACACAGGCATCGAGGCCCCGGATTATTTGGCAACCGTGGACATTGACCCCAAGTCTCCTCATTATTGCCAG GTCATCCACCGGCTGCCCATGCCCTACCTGAAGGACGAACTGCACCACTCGGGGTGGAATGCCTGCAGCAGCTGCTTTGGGGACAGCACCAAGTCACGCACCAAGCTGATGCTGCCCTGCCTCATGTCCTCCCGCATCTATGTGGTGGACGTGGGCTCTGAGCCCCGTGCCCCAAAGCTGCACAAG GTTATTGAGCCCGAAGACATCCATGCCAAGTGTGACCTGGGCTACATCCACACCAGCCACTGCCTGGCTAGTGGGGAGGTGATGATCAGCTCCCTGGGAGACTCCAAGGGCAATGGCAAAG GGGGGTTCATCCTGCTGGATGGAGAGACGTTCGAGGTGAAGGGAACCTGGGAGCGGCCTGGGGGAGCCGCACCTATGGGCTACGACTTCTGGTACCAACCTCGACACAACGTCATGGTCAGCACCGAATGGGCAGCTCCCAATGTCTTTCGAGATGGCTTCAACCCCGCTGATGTAGAGGCTG GGCGGTATGGAAGCCATTTACACATATGGGACTGGCAGCGCCACGAGATCGTGCAGACCCTGTCTCTCCAGGATGGGCTCATTCCCCTGGAAGTCCGCTTCCTCCACAACCCAGATGCGGCCCAGGGCTTCGTGGGCTGTGCCCTCAGCTCCACCATCCAGCGCTTCTACAAGAATCAG ggaGGTACTTGGTCAGTGGAGAAGGtgatccaggtgccccccaagaaaGTAAAAGGCTGGATGCTGCCCGAAATGCCCG GCCTCGTCACCGACATTCTGCTGTCTCTGGATGACCGCTTCCTCTACTTCAGCAACTGGCTGCACGGGGACCTGCGGCAGTATGACATCTCCGACCCTCAGAGGCCCCGCCTCACAGGACAG CTCTTCCTCGGGGGCAGCATTGTTAAGGGAGGGCCTGTGCAGGTGCTGGAGGACCTGGAGCTAACCTCCCAGCCAGAGCCGCTGGTGGTCAAG GGGAAACGGGTACATGGAGGCCCTCAAATGATCCAGCTTAGCCTGGACGGGAAGCGTCTGTACGTCACCACGTCGCTGTACAGTGCCTGGGACAAGCAGTTCTACCCTGATCTCATCAG GGAAGGCTCTGTGATGCTGCAGATCGATGTCGACACAATAAAGGGAGGCCTGAAGTTGAACCCCAACTTCCTGGTGGACTTTGGGAAGGAGCCCCTAGGCCCAGCCCTGGCCCATGAGCTCCGCTACCCCGGGGGTGACTGCAGCTCCGACATTTGGCTCTGA
- the RFX5 gene encoding DNA-binding protein RFX5 isoform X2: MREQAVRVSRQIGTAPATEKKENKATHEPAGPGPWGWAGVKVATSPHAGMAEDESDAKSPKTGGKAPSGSAEAGEPTTLLQRLRGTISKAVQNKVEGILQDVQKFSDNDKLYLYLQLPSGPSTGDKSSEPSTLSNEEYMYACRWIRNHLEEHTDTCLPKQSVYDAYRYCYSGIRRKTLVSMPPLPGLDLKGSESPEMGPEVTPAPRDELVEAACALTCDWAERILKRSFSSIVEVARFLLQHHLISARSAHAHVLKAMGLADDDEHAPRERSSKSKNGVDSLEVGAHKKPERPAQPPKELEPRAGAGAPARGERKKSAVESPAPAANNPQVTALVARLPLLLPRAPRSLIPPIRVSPPILAPKLSSGPLKVALPSRAGGPQAAMPIINMILPAVPALPGPGPGPGPGPGPGQALPAVLAQPRGTENREVGIGGDPGSHDKGVKRTADVPVSEATGQDPPAKAAKQDTEDAGSDAKRKRGRPRKKSGGSRERNSTPDKSAAAMDSPQPSRLPRETWASGGDRDSTRGSGRPGPGGEAEKGTALAQGQEDGAVSRGGRGPSSRHAKEAEDKIPLVTSKVSVIKGSRSQKEVLPKGEGDTAAQGNKDFKGHMLQNSSSHDGKGPRATPP, encoded by the exons ATGAGAGAACAGGCCGTGCGAGTCTCTAGGCAGATCGGAACTGCTCCAGccactgagaaaaaagaaaataaagcaacgCACGAGCCCGCTGGGCCAGGAccgtggggctgggctggagtGAAGGTGGCTACGAG CCCTCATGCGGGGATGGCAGAAGATGAATCTGACGCCAAGAGCCCGAAGACTGGGGGCAAGGCCCCCTCAGGTAGTGCTGAGGCAGGAGAACCCACCACCCTTCTTCAGAGGCTCCGAGGTACCATTTC CAAGGCCGTGCAGAACAAAGTCGAGGGAATCCTG CAAGATGTACAGAAGTTCTCAGACAATGACAAGCTGTATCTCTACCTTCAGCTCCCCTCGGGGCCCAGTACTGGAGACAAAAG CTCAGAGCCAAGTACACTCAGCAATGAGGAATACATGTATGCCTGTAGGTGGATCCGCAACCACCTAGAAGAGCATACTGACACCTGTTTGCCCAAGCAGAGTGTTTATGATGCCTATCG ATATTGCTACAGTGGCATACGAAGGAAGACCTTGGTATCTATGCCACCCTTACCTGGACTTGACCTGAAGGGCTCTGAGAGT CCAGAGATGGGCCCAGAAGTAACCCCAGCACCTCGGGATGAACTGGTTGAGGCAGCCTGCGCTCTGACCTGTGACTGGGCGGAACGAATCCTGAAACGGTCCTTCAGTTCCATCGTTGAGGTCGCGCGCTTCCTGCTGCAGCATCATCTCATCTCTGCCCGGTCTGCACATGCCCATGTGCTCAAGGCAATGGGGCTCGCTG ATGATGATGAACACGCCCCTCGGGAGCGGTCCTCTAAATCCAAGAATGGTGTCGACAGCCTAGAGGTTGGAGCCCATAAGAAACCAGAGAGACCAGCCCAG CCTCCTAAGGAGCTGGAACCCCGGGCTGGGGCTGGCGCCCCTGCGCGCGGAGAGCGGAAGAAGAGTGCAGTGGAGAGCCCAGCCCCAGCAGCCAATAACCCACAGGTTACTGCCCTGGTGGCCCGgctgcctctgctccttccccgggCCCCTCGCTCACTTATTCCACCCATCAGAGTCTCTCCACCGATCCTGGCCCCCAAGCTTTCTTCAGGCCCTCTGAAAGTGGCTCTGCCCAGTAGGGCTGGGGGACCCCAGGCAGCCATGCCCATCATTAACATGATCCTACCAGCTGTTCCTGCTTTGCCTGGACCTGGACCCggacctgggcctgggcctgggcctgggcaaGCCCTGCCTGCGGTGCTTGCTCAGCCACGAGGCACAGAGAACAGGGAAGTAGGCATAGGTGGTGACCCAGGATCCCATGACAAAGGTGTCAAGAGGACAGCAGACGTACCTGTGAGTGAGGCAACTGGGCAGGATCCACCAGCTAAAGCGGCAAAGCAGGACACAGAGGATGCAGGAAGTGATGCCAAAAGAAAACGGGGGCGCCCTCGGAAAAAATCTGGTGGGAGTAGGGAAAGAAACTCTACCCCTGACAAGTCAGCAGCTGCCATGGactctccccagccctccaggtTACCACGGGAGACGTGGGCCTCCGGAGGGGACCGCGACTCCACCAGAGGGTCAGGGAGGCCAGGGCCAGGGGGAGAGGCCGAGAAAGGGACGGCGCTTGCCCAGGGTCAGGAAGATGGTGCTGTttccagaggagggaggggccctaGTTCCCGTCATGCCAAAGAAGCAGAAGATAAAATTCCTCTGGTCACCTCAAAAGTGAGTGTCATCAAGGGCAGTAGAAGCCAAAAGGAGGTTCTtccaaagggagagggagacaccgcAGCACAGGGTAATAAAGACTTCAAGGGGCACATGCTCCAGAATTCCTCATCCCATGATGGGAAAGGTCCTAGAGCAACCCCCCCATGA
- the RFX5 gene encoding DNA-binding protein RFX5 isoform X1: MREQAVRVSRQIGTAPATEKKENKATHEPAGPGPWGWAGVKVATSPHAGMAEDESDAKSPKTGGKAPSGSAEAGEPTTLLQRLRGTISKAVQNKVEGILQDVQKFSDNDKLYLYLQLPSGPSTGDKSSEPSTLSNEEYMYACRWIRNHLEEHTDTCLPKQSVYDAYRKYCESLACCRPLSTANFGKIIREIFPDIKARRLGGRGQSKYCYSGIRRKTLVSMPPLPGLDLKGSESPEMGPEVTPAPRDELVEAACALTCDWAERILKRSFSSIVEVARFLLQHHLISARSAHAHVLKAMGLADDDEHAPRERSSKSKNGVDSLEVGAHKKPERPAQPPKELEPRAGAGAPARGERKKSAVESPAPAANNPQVTALVARLPLLLPRAPRSLIPPIRVSPPILAPKLSSGPLKVALPSRAGGPQAAMPIINMILPAVPALPGPGPGPGPGPGPGQALPAVLAQPRGTENREVGIGGDPGSHDKGVKRTADVPVSEATGQDPPAKAAKQDTEDAGSDAKRKRGRPRKKSGGSRERNSTPDKSAAAMDSPQPSRLPRETWASGGDRDSTRGSGRPGPGGEAEKGTALAQGQEDGAVSRGGRGPSSRHAKEAEDKIPLVTSKVSVIKGSRSQKEVLPKGEGDTAAQGNKDFKGHMLQNSSSHDGKGPRATPP; the protein is encoded by the exons ATGAGAGAACAGGCCGTGCGAGTCTCTAGGCAGATCGGAACTGCTCCAGccactgagaaaaaagaaaataaagcaacgCACGAGCCCGCTGGGCCAGGAccgtggggctgggctggagtGAAGGTGGCTACGAG CCCTCATGCGGGGATGGCAGAAGATGAATCTGACGCCAAGAGCCCGAAGACTGGGGGCAAGGCCCCCTCAGGTAGTGCTGAGGCAGGAGAACCCACCACCCTTCTTCAGAGGCTCCGAGGTACCATTTC CAAGGCCGTGCAGAACAAAGTCGAGGGAATCCTG CAAGATGTACAGAAGTTCTCAGACAATGACAAGCTGTATCTCTACCTTCAGCTCCCCTCGGGGCCCAGTACTGGAGACAAAAG CTCAGAGCCAAGTACACTCAGCAATGAGGAATACATGTATGCCTGTAGGTGGATCCGCAACCACCTAGAAGAGCATACTGACACCTGTTTGCCCAAGCAGAGTGTTTATGATGCCTATCG GAAGTACTGTGAGAGTCTCGCCTGTTGCCGCCCACTCAGCACAGCCAACTTTGGCAAAATCATCAGAGAGATCTTCCCTGACATCAAGGCCCGAAGGCTTGGTGGCCGGGGCCAGTCCAA ATATTGCTACAGTGGCATACGAAGGAAGACCTTGGTATCTATGCCACCCTTACCTGGACTTGACCTGAAGGGCTCTGAGAGT CCAGAGATGGGCCCAGAAGTAACCCCAGCACCTCGGGATGAACTGGTTGAGGCAGCCTGCGCTCTGACCTGTGACTGGGCGGAACGAATCCTGAAACGGTCCTTCAGTTCCATCGTTGAGGTCGCGCGCTTCCTGCTGCAGCATCATCTCATCTCTGCCCGGTCTGCACATGCCCATGTGCTCAAGGCAATGGGGCTCGCTG ATGATGATGAACACGCCCCTCGGGAGCGGTCCTCTAAATCCAAGAATGGTGTCGACAGCCTAGAGGTTGGAGCCCATAAGAAACCAGAGAGACCAGCCCAG CCTCCTAAGGAGCTGGAACCCCGGGCTGGGGCTGGCGCCCCTGCGCGCGGAGAGCGGAAGAAGAGTGCAGTGGAGAGCCCAGCCCCAGCAGCCAATAACCCACAGGTTACTGCCCTGGTGGCCCGgctgcctctgctccttccccgggCCCCTCGCTCACTTATTCCACCCATCAGAGTCTCTCCACCGATCCTGGCCCCCAAGCTTTCTTCAGGCCCTCTGAAAGTGGCTCTGCCCAGTAGGGCTGGGGGACCCCAGGCAGCCATGCCCATCATTAACATGATCCTACCAGCTGTTCCTGCTTTGCCTGGACCTGGACCCggacctgggcctgggcctgggcctgggcaaGCCCTGCCTGCGGTGCTTGCTCAGCCACGAGGCACAGAGAACAGGGAAGTAGGCATAGGTGGTGACCCAGGATCCCATGACAAAGGTGTCAAGAGGACAGCAGACGTACCTGTGAGTGAGGCAACTGGGCAGGATCCACCAGCTAAAGCGGCAAAGCAGGACACAGAGGATGCAGGAAGTGATGCCAAAAGAAAACGGGGGCGCCCTCGGAAAAAATCTGGTGGGAGTAGGGAAAGAAACTCTACCCCTGACAAGTCAGCAGCTGCCATGGactctccccagccctccaggtTACCACGGGAGACGTGGGCCTCCGGAGGGGACCGCGACTCCACCAGAGGGTCAGGGAGGCCAGGGCCAGGGGGAGAGGCCGAGAAAGGGACGGCGCTTGCCCAGGGTCAGGAAGATGGTGCTGTttccagaggagggaggggccctaGTTCCCGTCATGCCAAAGAAGCAGAAGATAAAATTCCTCTGGTCACCTCAAAAGTGAGTGTCATCAAGGGCAGTAGAAGCCAAAAGGAGGTTCTtccaaagggagagggagacaccgcAGCACAGGGTAATAAAGACTTCAAGGGGCACATGCTCCAGAATTCCTCATCCCATGATGGGAAAGGTCCTAGAGCAACCCCCCCATGA
- the RFX5 gene encoding DNA-binding protein RFX5 isoform X3 has product MAEDESDAKSPKTGGKAPSGSAEAGEPTTLLQRLRGTISKAVQNKVEGILQDVQKFSDNDKLYLYLQLPSGPSTGDKSSEPSTLSNEEYMYACRWIRNHLEEHTDTCLPKQSVYDAYRKYCESLACCRPLSTANFGKIIREIFPDIKARRLGGRGQSKYCYSGIRRKTLVSMPPLPGLDLKGSESPEMGPEVTPAPRDELVEAACALTCDWAERILKRSFSSIVEVARFLLQHHLISARSAHAHVLKAMGLADDDEHAPRERSSKSKNGVDSLEVGAHKKPERPAQPPKELEPRAGAGAPARGERKKSAVESPAPAANNPQVTALVARLPLLLPRAPRSLIPPIRVSPPILAPKLSSGPLKVALPSRAGGPQAAMPIINMILPAVPALPGPGPGPGPGPGPGQALPAVLAQPRGTENREVGIGGDPGSHDKGVKRTADVPVSEATGQDPPAKAAKQDTEDAGSDAKRKRGRPRKKSGGSRERNSTPDKSAAAMDSPQPSRLPRETWASGGDRDSTRGSGRPGPGGEAEKGTALAQGQEDGAVSRGGRGPSSRHAKEAEDKIPLVTSKVSVIKGSRSQKEVLPKGEGDTAAQGNKDFKGHMLQNSSSHDGKGPRATPP; this is encoded by the exons ATGGCAGAAGATGAATCTGACGCCAAGAGCCCGAAGACTGGGGGCAAGGCCCCCTCAGGTAGTGCTGAGGCAGGAGAACCCACCACCCTTCTTCAGAGGCTCCGAGGTACCATTTC CAAGGCCGTGCAGAACAAAGTCGAGGGAATCCTG CAAGATGTACAGAAGTTCTCAGACAATGACAAGCTGTATCTCTACCTTCAGCTCCCCTCGGGGCCCAGTACTGGAGACAAAAG CTCAGAGCCAAGTACACTCAGCAATGAGGAATACATGTATGCCTGTAGGTGGATCCGCAACCACCTAGAAGAGCATACTGACACCTGTTTGCCCAAGCAGAGTGTTTATGATGCCTATCG GAAGTACTGTGAGAGTCTCGCCTGTTGCCGCCCACTCAGCACAGCCAACTTTGGCAAAATCATCAGAGAGATCTTCCCTGACATCAAGGCCCGAAGGCTTGGTGGCCGGGGCCAGTCCAA ATATTGCTACAGTGGCATACGAAGGAAGACCTTGGTATCTATGCCACCCTTACCTGGACTTGACCTGAAGGGCTCTGAGAGT CCAGAGATGGGCCCAGAAGTAACCCCAGCACCTCGGGATGAACTGGTTGAGGCAGCCTGCGCTCTGACCTGTGACTGGGCGGAACGAATCCTGAAACGGTCCTTCAGTTCCATCGTTGAGGTCGCGCGCTTCCTGCTGCAGCATCATCTCATCTCTGCCCGGTCTGCACATGCCCATGTGCTCAAGGCAATGGGGCTCGCTG ATGATGATGAACACGCCCCTCGGGAGCGGTCCTCTAAATCCAAGAATGGTGTCGACAGCCTAGAGGTTGGAGCCCATAAGAAACCAGAGAGACCAGCCCAG CCTCCTAAGGAGCTGGAACCCCGGGCTGGGGCTGGCGCCCCTGCGCGCGGAGAGCGGAAGAAGAGTGCAGTGGAGAGCCCAGCCCCAGCAGCCAATAACCCACAGGTTACTGCCCTGGTGGCCCGgctgcctctgctccttccccgggCCCCTCGCTCACTTATTCCACCCATCAGAGTCTCTCCACCGATCCTGGCCCCCAAGCTTTCTTCAGGCCCTCTGAAAGTGGCTCTGCCCAGTAGGGCTGGGGGACCCCAGGCAGCCATGCCCATCATTAACATGATCCTACCAGCTGTTCCTGCTTTGCCTGGACCTGGACCCggacctgggcctgggcctgggcctgggcaaGCCCTGCCTGCGGTGCTTGCTCAGCCACGAGGCACAGAGAACAGGGAAGTAGGCATAGGTGGTGACCCAGGATCCCATGACAAAGGTGTCAAGAGGACAGCAGACGTACCTGTGAGTGAGGCAACTGGGCAGGATCCACCAGCTAAAGCGGCAAAGCAGGACACAGAGGATGCAGGAAGTGATGCCAAAAGAAAACGGGGGCGCCCTCGGAAAAAATCTGGTGGGAGTAGGGAAAGAAACTCTACCCCTGACAAGTCAGCAGCTGCCATGGactctccccagccctccaggtTACCACGGGAGACGTGGGCCTCCGGAGGGGACCGCGACTCCACCAGAGGGTCAGGGAGGCCAGGGCCAGGGGGAGAGGCCGAGAAAGGGACGGCGCTTGCCCAGGGTCAGGAAGATGGTGCTGTttccagaggagggaggggccctaGTTCCCGTCATGCCAAAGAAGCAGAAGATAAAATTCCTCTGGTCACCTCAAAAGTGAGTGTCATCAAGGGCAGTAGAAGCCAAAAGGAGGTTCTtccaaagggagagggagacaccgcAGCACAGGGTAATAAAGACTTCAAGGGGCACATGCTCCAGAATTCCTCATCCCATGATGGGAAAGGTCCTAGAGCAACCCCCCCATGA